From Caloenas nicobarica isolate bCalNic1 chromosome 18, bCalNic1.hap1, whole genome shotgun sequence, a single genomic window includes:
- the C1QTNF1 gene encoding complement C1q tumor necrosis factor-related protein 1 — MEGLWAPRVLLLSCLLLPSPAGTQPSPDPRLQTDPEEAPSPHHDARAPREQRAGGAQEGLPPQPRCVRCCEPPDQHFYPPYQPLPQINMTILKGEKGDRGERGMQGKFGKTGVAGSRGHAGPKGQKGSVGAPGESCKSHYAAFSVGRKKPLHSNDYYQTLIFDTEFVNLYDHFNMFTGKFYCYVPGIYYFSLNVHTWNQKETYLHIMRNGSEVVILYAQVSDRSIMQSQSVMLELREQDEVWVRLYKGERENAVFSDEYDTYITFSGHLIKYSGDP, encoded by the exons ATGGAGGGGCTCTGGGCACCCcgtgtcctgctgctgtcctgcctgctgctgccctccccGGCAGggacccagcccagccctgacccacgTTTGCAGACAGACCCCGAGGAGGCACCGTCCCCGCACCACGATGCCAG GGCCCCGCGGGAGCAGAGAGCCGGTGGTGCCCAGGAGGGgctgcccccacagccccgctgCGTCCGCTGCTGCGAGCCGCCCGACCAGCACTTCTACCCCCCATACCAGCCCCTGCCGCAGATCAACATGACCATCCTGAAAG GTGAGAAGGGGGACCGTGGTGAGCGAGGCATGCAGGGCAAATTCGGCAAGACAGGGGTGGCCGGCAGCAGGGGACACGCGGGGCCCAAGGGACAGAAGGGCAGCGTGGGCGCCCCGGGGGAGAGCTGCAAGAGCCACTACGCCGCCTTCTCGGTGGGCCGCAAGAAACCCCTGCACAGCAACGACTACTACCAGACCCTCATCTTCGACACGGAGTTTGTCAACCTCTACGACCACTTCAACATGTTCACGGGCAAGTTTTACTGCTACGTCCCCGGGATCTACTACTTCAGCCTCAATGTGCACACCTGGAACCAGAAGGAGACGTACCTGCACATCATGCGCAACGGGTCAGAGGTGGTGATCCTCTACGCCCAGGTGAGCGACCGCAGCATCATGCAGAGCCAGAGCGTCATGCTGGAGCTCCGGGAGCAGGATGAGGTCTGGGTGCGGCTCTACAAGGGCGAGCGCGAGAACGCCGTCTTCAGCGACGAGTACGACACTTATATCACCTTCAGCGGCCACCTCATCAAGTACAGCGGGGACCCCTGA
- the ENGASE gene encoding cytosolic endo-beta-N-acetylglucosaminidase codes for MAEAQDGPGRRGKRDEAGPEEPAEAERAGRRRRSFQPAAEPRGTTVLHDTVSTRPQPLPARYFDTKTTEPISFFLSSLEELLSWQPDGNDEFNVSAVPLAKRQPPLHSKRPRTLVCHDMRGGYLEDRFIQGSATRNPYVFYHWRYIDIFIYFSHHTVTIPPVCWTNAAHRNGVPVLGTFITEWTDGERLCEAFLAGGEEAYRAVSEQLARIAQHYRFDGWLVNLENTLSAAAVGNLPPFLRHLTAQVHSAVPGGLVIWYDSILQSGTLKWQNELNEENRVFFDACDGLFTNYNWKEEHLERTRALAGPRNTDVYVGIDVFARGDVIGGGFDTDKSLRLIRQHGLSAAIFAPGWVYEHLGEENFLHNENKFWALLAEYLPTHNICTLPLATSFSLGMGTSRFLAGKEEEAGPWYDLSAQEIQPLYLERKGKLSTSCWLQDAWCGGSSLRVQGTIPAGEEHVAIRLFSLQMPAPPKVFLTLLYKLEGSHPDEFAVSLELTTSDSGTCHEGNVTSLPEPNGRHHPRFLPAPPPSLAKLLAACDRSSHGWTSRCYELELQDCSLRDLSLLVSRQQPSLQELPFTCLLGEVRVLDAASAAAAPPQVQSLAASQLWWQEGPGPEQLSLSLTLRWTFPPGRAGAFRVLSLGGRCPRGQSAPRLLGLAHGCRFRAVGLPVPRPPPGQSCRLELLVEPLLRDELPADPERWGRLVLVYSAPGGPS; via the exons ATGGCGGAGGCGCAGGACGGGCCCGGGCGGCGCGGGAAGAGGGACGAGGCCGGGCCGGAGGAGCCGGCGGAGGCGGAGCGggccgggaggcggcggcggag CTTCCAGCCGGCGgcggagccccggggaaccacCGTCCTGCACGACACCGTCAGCAcccgcccgcagcccctgccag CGAGGTACTTCGACACCAAGACGACGGAGCCCATCAGCTTCTTcttgtccagcctggaggagctgctgtcctggcAGCCCGATGGCAACGACGAATTCAACGTCTCCGCTGTGCCGCTGGCGAAGCGCCAGCCCCCGCTCCACAGCAAGAGACCCCGGACGCTGGTGTGCCATGACATGCGCGGCGGGTACCTGGAGGACAG GTTCATCCAGGGCTCAGCCACACGCAACCCCTACGTCTTCTACCACTGGCGGTACATCGACATCTTCATCTACTTCAGTCACCACACCGTCACCATCCCGCCTGTGTGCTGGACCAACGCGGCACACAGGAATGGCGTTCCCGTGCTGG GCACGTTCATCACGGAGTGGACGGATGGGGAGCGGCTGTGCGAGGCATTCCTGGCCGGTGGGGAGGAGGCGTACCGCGCTGTGAGTGAGCAGCTGGCCCGCATCGCGCAGCACTACCGCTTCGACGGCTGGCTGGTCAACCTGGAGAACACACTGAGT GCGGCGGCGGTGGGGAACCTGCCCCCCTTCCTGCGACACCTGACAGCGCAGGTGCACAGTGCCGTGCCCGGCGGGCTGGTGATCTGGTACGACAGCATCCTGCAGAGCGGCACACTGAAATGGCAGAACGAGCTGAACGAGGAGAATAG GGTGTTTTTTGATGCCTGTGACGGGCTGTTCACCAACTACAACTGGAAGGAGGAGCACCTGGAGCGCACGCGTGCGCTGGCCGGGCCACGCAACACTGATGTCTACGTTGGCATCGATGTCTTTGCCCGTGGGGATGTGATCGGTGGTGGCTTTGACACCGACAAG TCCCTGCGCCTGATCCGCCAGCACGGCCTCTCTGCAGCCATCTTTGCTCCTGGCTGGGTCTACGAGCACCTGGGGGAGGAAAACTTCCTGCACAACGAGAACAA GTTCTGGGCCTTGCTGGCTGAGTACCTGCCCACACACAACATCTGTACGCTGCCTCTCGCCACCTCCTTCAGCCTGGGCATGGGCACCagcaggttcctggctgggaaG GAGGAAGAGGCCGGTCCCTGGTATGACCTGAGTGCGCAGGAGATCCAGCCCCTCTACCTGGAGCGCAAGGGCAAGCTGAGCACCAGTTGCTGGCTGCAGGACGCCTGGTGCGGGGGCAGCTCCCTGAGGGTGCAGGGGACCATCCCCGCCGGCGAGGAGCACGTGGCCATCCG ccttttttctttgcagatgcCGGCACCCCCCAAGGTCTTCTTGACCCTGCTCTACAAGTTGGAGGGGTCACACCCTGATGAGTTTGCAGTTTCACTGGAGCTCACTACCTCAGACTCGGGCACCTGCCATGAGGGCAatgtcacctccctgcccg AGCCCAACGGCCGGCACCATCCCCGGTTCCTCCCGGCACCACCACCCAGCCTCGCCAAGCTGCTCGCTGCCTGCGACCGCAGTTCCCACGGCTGGACCAGCCG GTGCTAcgagctggagctgcaggactgCAGCCTGCGAGACCTCTCCCTGCTTGTGTCCCGCCAGCAGCCCagcctgcaggagctgcccttCACCTGCCTCCTCGGGGAGGTCCGG GTGCTGGACGCGGCCAgcgcggcggccgccccgccgcagGTGCAGAGCCTGGCGGCCTCGCAGCTCTGGTGGCAGGAGGGCCCCGGGCCCGAGCAGCTCTCGCTCAGCCTCACGCTGCGCTGGACCTTCCCTCCCGGCCGGGCCGGCGCCTTCCGCGTCCTCAGCCTGGGCGGCCGCTGCCCCCGCGGCCAGAGCGCCCcgcggctgctggggctggcgcACGGGTGCCGGTTCCGCGCCGTGGGGCTGCCGGtgccgcgcccgccgcccggccAGTCCTGccggctggagctgctggtggagcCGCTGCTGCGCGACGAGCTGCCCGCGGACCCGGAGCGCTGGGGGCGCCTGGTGCTGGTGTACTCTGCCCCGGGCGGCCCCAGCTGA